A region of the Meles meles chromosome 18, mMelMel3.1 paternal haplotype, whole genome shotgun sequence genome:
CCCCCCACCCACACTCGCGCTCACCGCGGAAGACGCCTCCGGCATTAAACAGAGCTGCCGAGAGGAGCTGAGGGTTTGGAGCTGCTACGGCTGACGGccatccctctgcctccctctccctcccgtcGCTGTGGCCCCCGTGTTTGAGACAAGGTTCATTTGCTCcgtttattttcagttttagccccgcccccagccccgtgCAGGTCCcaaagagtgagtgagtgtgtggaGTCTAACGCGCTCTAGCGCAGACGGCCCACCGCCGGAGCTGTGCAGCTGCTTATGGAAAATTTGCTACGGAGATGTCGGGAGGGGAAAAGCCCGAGTGGAAaggttcttccttctcctcttgacCCCGAGCGAGTGCGGCCTCCACCCTGACACCCAGACTTCCCGGGTTTGTCTCTTGGGGAAAGTCCCCTCCCGCCTGCCGGGGCACCACGCCCTCCCGGGGGCGAGAGGCCAGGCCCTCGGTTCCAGTTCTGAGTTTCTCTTGGGGTGTCATCCTGCGGGGTGGCAGGGTGGAGGCCCGCAGGCCCTGGCGACGGAGTTCCCAGGGGACCACAGCCCTGGACACACCTCCCGCGGGGCCGGGGGTGGCCCATATTTGCGTGGGATTGCAAGTGCGTCTGCGTAGACCAGGCATCTCTGCTCCGTCTGActctatttcctctttcttctcacGAGTCCCTTTATGCCATGTACTCAGCAGAATGTGGGAAGGCAGGGAAGCCAGGGAACCTGCTGAAGGACGCTCGCTCACTGGTCACTCCCCACCCACCCGCTGCTGGGACTCGAAGTTTCGAGAGAGGGATTTCCGGGGCTGATTTCCCGGGCTCCTTCCTCTGTTCCCGGGGCCCCACCCCGTGATTCCATGGCTCgcctcttctaaaaaataaagctagaaaTGCCTTTCTCCCCCTGCAGGAGCTGGAACTATTCACCGGGTAGAACTCCTTCATGGAGTTTGAAATCCGGGGGAGGGACCCCTTGAGGGATGAAAAGCGTCTTCCCAGAGGAGAAAGGTTGAGGGACATACAGGCCCCCCGGGCGGGTGGAGAACCAGCCTTCACGCTGCCCTCCCTCCGGCCTCCTCCCGGCAGCTCTACCTCTCGCTGCAGCGCGAGAAGATGTCTTCCTGCCACGCGCGGGAATTGCGAGAGCGGTCCCTACAGATGGCTGGGGACCTGGAGTCCGGGGACAAGGAGCTGAGCCGCCTAAAGGAGGAGAACGAGAAGCTCTGGTCGCTGACGTTCAGCCTGGTGGGTCCCGTACCTTTCCCTGGCAGCTGGCGGGGGTTCCCGCAGcctggggccgggggggggggggcggttctcACAGGTGGTCCCTGGAGGGGTGGCTGAGGCCCGGAGGCCATCCTGGGACACCGTACATGCCCCTTCCCGCTCTGCCCAGCGCGGAGCGTGGGCAAGGTGAACAGCGATGGGGCTGCCTAGCAATGCCCCCCTCGGCCCAGCTGCTGGAGGGAATTAGGCTGATTGTAAGTGGCGGgatctgggggttgggggaggggcaccatTCTGCCTGCAGAATAGTCTGTCCCGAGACGTCCCGCCCACATGCGCTGGGGACGAAAGTGGCGGAACTGGGTGACACCAACTTCCACCTCTCCTCGTGGATTCCTTTCGATCAATACAATGTCTGTTTACAGAGCTGTTCCGTCCAGTGAACAGACATTCCCTGGGTGCGGGGTGGGCCTCGGCAGCTAGTCACAGGGCCTGGACGGTGCCACCCTTCCTAAGCCCCTTCCTGAGAAGCGGGCAGGAGAGGGAACGACCTGTCTCCTGGTGGGTCCTCTGTCAGAGACCGTGCTGGTGGCTTTGTGGACAGAGCAGCCTGATGTGGCCCAGCGGGGGGATGGCCCCCCGCCAAGAGACTTCCAGTTTACTTTCTGTCCCCagcccagagaaacagaaacaaaacacccatttcccatttttttttaaagattttatttatttatttgacagacagagatcacaagtaggcagagaggcaggcagagaggcagacagagagagagaggaagggaagcaggctccccgctgagcagagagcccgatgcggggctcgatcccaggaccctgggatcatgacctgagccgaaggcagaggctttaacccactgagccacccaggtgccccccatttccCATTTTGATTGTTGACCCTGCGTCTTGTCCTGCCTCGTGTGCGGGGATAAGTCTGAATCCATTCATGCGCCTGGCCCCGAAATTTCCTGCTGCCTATTCTCAGGGCAGAATGACGGGGCGCTTCCCAGAGGCAGGACCTTCAGGAGGCGGGGGTCCCTGGGCCGACCTCTCTTTGTCGCAGGCGGAGAAGGACATCCTGGAGCAGAACCGGGACGAGGCCCTGGAGAGCAAGCAGGAGCTGGTGGACCGCATCCACTCTCTGAGGGAGCGGGCCGTGGCCGCCGAGAGGCAGAGCAAGCAGGTGACCCCGGCCGGTGGCTGCAACAgcacagggcaggggcagggaggtcaGGCTCTCGCGAACGTTCATCCCTCGTGGGAGCTTTATGGAGCATGGACTCACGGCCCCAGGCTAGCGGTCCCGTCTGGTTTGTGGGTGCTTAGGAAAGGATCAGACCCACGAGCAACAAAACTCAGGCTGCTTTCCAGTGGGGCGGGTGTTCCTTCATGGCTACGACAGGCCAGGGGAAGATCGGGAGGAAGGAGACGGTGGGAGAGAGCGAGGCAGCAATGAGACATGATTCACATCTTTTGGGACATGGGATGGACAACACGTGGTTCTACCTGCCGCGTCCGCGTGTGTTCTGACGACTGAGTCCAGGTGTGACCAGCACGGCGACCCCACAGACGCACCCTGAGATTTAACACTTAAGGAACAAGCAGGAAGTCACCCACATCAGCTCCAGAAACCCCCCCGTCCctgaccccccccaacccccttgcACGCCCACCTGTACCGCTGGCCTGCATGGGCTGTGTTTGTCCCCGGCCAGTACTGGGAAGAGAAGGAGCAGACCCTGCTCCAGTTCCAGAGGACGAAGGTGGACTGTGACATCTACAAGGAGAAGGTGAACGCCCTGCAGGGCCAGCTCCAGcagctgcagaaggagagagaccagGTGCCCGGCTGGGGGAGGGCCCCAGGGCGCCGCCGAGTGGGGACAGGATGTGCCGCCCGGCCCAGGCTCCTCGAGGAGCTGGCTGGGGTCACGGGGCGCCCCTCACCCGCCGATGGCAGCTGGTTCCAGATTCCCAGCTGTCACCGCCGACGCCTTCCCTTGGTGccatcctccctcctttcctgtcaGGCTCGCAGGCCTGCTCCGCCCGGGACGCAGCCCAAATGGAGATTTCTCAGAACCTGACGGAGAAGGACGCCCTCCGCCGGGAAGTGTTCGAGCTGACGGACCAGGTCTGTGAACTGCGCCAGCAGCTCCGCAGGCCGCAGGCTGCCGAGTCCCCACAGGGGGTGAGTGCTTCCCTCCCACCGCACGGGGAGACTCGGCTGGGGGGGGCGGGTCCCGGGCCACGTGCGCCCCGGCTGGGACATCGGGCACGCTGGCTCTCGTGGGCCAACCTTGTTACCAAATCACTGAAGACACAACGGGGCGAGTTGAGCCTGTGTCTGCCTCCCGGGGGTGGTCTACACACGCCATGGGACAGGTAGCTGGGCGGAAGGTTCTGGAACGTGTAATGTATGGTGTTCCACGAAGAAAGAGAGCATATGAGACTGGGCCAGCCGGCAGCCACTCACTTTTGTAGCTGATGCGTTCCTGAGATGTTTGCAAGTCCGACGGCCATTGCAAGTCCGATGGCCAAGAGCTGACTTCAGGCACGAAGGGAGCTATGTTCGCAAAGAGCTAAAACGATTCCAAAACCTCCAGTTACCGTCTGTCAGCAGCTCCGGCTCCAGgcactggggaggggggcgcggTGAGACCCTGCAGAGGGGCCGGGACCTCCCTGAGGGCGGCCGCACCCTCCTGTTCCTGGGCAGGGAACCCCCGCCATGCTTTTATCTCCAGAAATTAGTTTCCAAGGATTTGCATGCTACTTCTAAGAAGACAGTGTGTTTCACATGGTAATACATGTGGTCATACAGGGTTCCTTATATTTATACAACCTGTAGAACTTAATCTTCCCCATGCCCACGAGCAAtaggtattttaaattttcttccttcaCTCTCCGCACATCTACCACGTCCCCCCCCCAAATATATGTATTCATGTCtgtgttaaatacataaatacatacatatgtaatacatatacatgtatgaaATAGAAAtgcatatgtattatatttatttatatataagtataaaaacGTGTGTATGGATCATAtgtacatgttatatatatttacgTATGTGTTAAAACAAGGTAGACAGCAAGATGCCAACTACCCTGTCTGAGTGTGGAGGACAGGAgaattctccttccctctctgctcagTTCTGTTTGCCCCCGGTGTTCTGTGTGCTTACGTCTGTGACACACGCCCTGGGCGTTACTTGCACCATCTGTGAGAAGCAACATCTAATCTGCGACAGAGACCAGAGAGCATTCACCAGGCTGGTCGCTGTCCTCGGGGCTCGGCTCCTGCAGGGCTGGGGGTCCCATGCTCCGAGGAGGGGACAGGAGCAGGGGAGGCTGCCTGGAGCCGGAgggggggaggtggaggcaggagggaggtgggTTTGCTGGAAACCCCCAGGAGCATCCGAGAGGAAACTTGCCTGAACTGAGCAGCCGGGGCCTGTCTCGGGCagcctcagcaggaagccagcgcCAGGGAGCCGGTCCGAGGGGGAAGCAGCCGCTGGTGCGCATGTTCGCCATCTGCCGGCGGGACAGTGACGACAGCGGCCCCAGCTCCACTGAGGTACGGCGGgtgcctcctcctctcctgggTCAAGCCAGCTGCGCCCTCCCCAGGCAGGATAGACCCGGggggcctggcacacagcggGGGCTGAAGGTGTCCTTGTGTCCTTGTGACGTGCTCTGCGCACCTGACTCGCTCCGCACGTGGCACTCGCCAGCCGGGGACTGGGCCTCTCTGGCCCGCGTAGGTTTGTGCATCCGCACTGAGCAACAGGGACTGTGGAAAGCAGCCAGCAGGGGGCCTGGCACGCAGGAGGGGCCCAGCTAGTGTGACCCAGCTCCGTGCTATGTCCTTCTCACATCCTCTGCCCTGAGAGTTAGGGACCACGCTTTGTGACAGTTTTGCCCCTCACCCAgtggagcagcagggagggggtgAGCAAGGTCCCCCTGGGAGCCCTGTGCCGACCTCTGCCCTGTCCTCCTCCAGTCCCGGCTCTGCTCTGACCTGAACGCCACGTGCAGCCGTGAGCTGGAGGACAGCTTCCGCTCCAGCAGCCCCGTGCTTCCCAGTCCACAGTCCCTGCACAAGCGGGCGGCAGAGGACTTCCGGGAAGACCCCTGGTCTCTCAGGTAATGGACTGGCCACGGGGTTCGGATGGCACGGACCCCGGCAGCTCACCGGGATATGGGCCGATGGCAGGTCAGGGgggtctgagcagggagccatgggCACCGCCTGATCTGCCGTCTTCCCATGCTTTCCAGTGGTTTCCTAGAAATCCGGCAGGTGGCCCGGGGACCCTCCCGGGGGGTGAAGGCAGGGGACGCCGAGCTGGATTATGAGATTGTCGACAGAGCAGGTGAGTGTCCCCCACCCGGGCCTCGGCAGCATCCCCTCACCCCTGGGCCGGGCCagctgagcaggaggaggagtgAGAACAGGGTTCTCCAGGGAGGCCGGAGGGACAAGCCAGTGCCTCTCCAGAGGCTAGGCTGAGGAAGCGAGTGTCCCTGCTGCCCTgctgccctgccctgggcctcTGGGAAATCCCGAGTACCTGGTCATTCAAGCCCATGCCCTGTTCACCGGCATCCGTTCTGGCTCTCACCTGGAAGCCAAGGGAGCTGTGCTCATCTTCCCATCCCGCTCCGCAATAAAGGCTCAGACAGCTCTGGACACACTTTCCTTCtctcgccccccgcccccgctctgGTCTGGGGACATCGGGTTCCCAGCGACATCAGAAGGCAGCAGGGtttcacacccccacccccaccccggaggAGGCACCTGTTGGGAGCATCTCTCCTCCCAGCGGTGGCACCTGAGACCCTCCCACTTCTGTGGTTCACTCCTCATATTTGTGACTTGACCgacctcctctccttctccaccacgGGCCCCACTCGGACAACCTCTCCGCGTTTCCATCCCgcacacctgccccccaccccgccccgccgtGGGCCTGGGGCACCGCAGGCGCTTAGCGCCGAGTCCCAATGCCCCGCAATGGCCACCAGGGGATGCAAGGCGTCGTGCGGTTCCCGGAGGCCGCCCCTGGGGCAGGCGGGCCCGGGGCAACCCGCGGTCACGTGgccagacaccccccccccccgccccgccccagcggGATGGTTGGCGTCTCTGGAACCTCAGTCTGAGGGCGACccccagggagtctgcctcctggATGCGCCGCTCCTTGCATTCCTCTGCCGCTGCTCCAGGTAGCGACCCGATTCCCCTGCGCAGTGGCGTCGCCCGGCCGCAGGGTCCATTTTCCTGGGACTTGGGGTGGGACTCGGTGTGACCGGAGTGGTCCCGCCAGTGCGCTCGGTCCCGCCCGTGCGCTCGGCCCAAGGAGCCGGCAGAAGCGCACCCGGTTATGCCGGGCTTGATTTCATGTTACGTTTTGTTCTAAGCACCCAGCGCTGGGCACAAGCTACCCTCAGTCCCCGTCCCGTGTCCCGCACCCCCGCACCCAGAGCGGACTTTTAATGGAGCCGGAAATCCAGACCCGAAGTGCCCTGTCCTGTACATGGGGGAGAGCCACTCAGCTGTCCCGTGAGGACACACTAGGCCGAACCCCGCTCCTGTCCGGGGGACGATGACATTAGGGTCCTCAGCAGTGAGGAAGGGGAGAGGCGGGGAGGTCTGGCCTCAGCAGAAGGAGACAGGCCTGCGGGGTGCCACCCAGGGCTGGGATGCGGGACCAGGTTGCCCCAGTAAGCAAAGCTCCGTCCGGAGGGGagagccccggggggggccccggCCTGTGTCTGAGCCCCGCCCTTTCGTGCAGACCTTCCCGAGTGTGAGAGCGGCCTGCAGCCCTGCGCCGGGGGTCTCACCGCCTCGTCCAGGTGAGCAGTGAGGGGGGCCAGGGCTGGCGGGTGGTCGGGCAGAGGGCTGTGTCCTAACACCACTGGGAGGGGACAGCCCCCCCGAGGAGGAGGTCATGGccgtgggtgggtgtgtgtgagaATTCAGAACACTGGGGCGTGGCATCAGGGCCTGGCCCGACCTCCCCCTCCCGTGGCTGGTGGGGCCTGTCACCTCCCGTCCTGCAGCAGCGTCCCGGTGTGGCGGAGACTGGCCCGCAAGATCCTGAGCCAGGTCACCGTGCTGGCCTTCCAGGGGGACGCGCTGCTGGAGCAGATAAGTGTCGTTGGTGGCAACCACACGGGCATCTTCATTCACCGGGTCACCCCTGGCTCGCCGGCGGACGAGATGGCCTTGCGCCCGGGCACCCAGATCATGATGGTGAGTGTGTCCCGCGCCCCCGtgagcgccccccacccaccccctctcgGGGCCGGGTCAGAAGCTGCAGCTCTGCCTTGACAAGGATGCGTTGCCTGTGGGCTGAGGTCACACTCACTTAGAAACTAGTCCCAGCCGACTCCCACGGCAGGCCTGCCCCGTCTAGATCCCCGACGTTCTCAAGCTGGGGTGCGTGAGCCCGAGAGCTGCCGTGGGGCTGGACCACCGGCCATCGGAGAAGGCTTCTGGCTGCCGCGGTACTGACCTGGGATCTTCTGATACAGCTGTAGCCTGTTCGTTCTGGGCCGGCCATGCCGTGTGTGTGTCGTAGAACACACAGCCATCACGCACACTTCCCCGTCTCGTTgggggcatttaaaaaaattctttattgggAAATATTCACTAAACTGCAAAACCCATAAATATACTGCTTGACTAATGTGTGAGCAGGGAGGTGACTTCGATGGGGCCCCAAAGCAGAGAACAGTGTTCCTGAGGCTGGCTCCCCCCGGGGGAGCCTGGGCTGTAGCAGGGACGGCGTGGGGTGGAGACGAGCGCTGAGAAAGGTGGGCGGCAGGCGCCTTTGCTCCCAGGCTACGTTGTGGCTAAAGCAGCCTTTATGATGTCTGAGGAGACAGTCCTGATATCTTaatatcttaatatattttattattatttatttactttaaagtttctaattccagttagtgaacatacagAGTTATATTGGTCTCCAGTGTATTGGTCTCCAGCTCGACACTTCCCGGGACCACCCGCTACGCTTCCCAAGTCCCGAACCCCCATCGCCTGTTTCATCCAACCCCCATCACCTCCCCTCTGTAACgatcagtgtgttctctagagttaagggttggtttcactctctctctcctttttgccCTTTgctcctctattttgtttcttaaattccacatatgagtgagatcatataattgtctttctctgagtgacttatttcactcagcataatatcctctagttccagccacattgttgcaaatggcaagatttcattctttttgatggctgtgtagtattccattgtgtgtgtgtgtgtgtgtgtgtgtgtgtgtgtgtgtgtgtgtgtgtgtgtaaatcttctttatccattcatctgttgatggacatctcagctctttctgtAGTTCGGCTGTTGaggacgttgctgctatgaacattggggtgcaggtgccccttcggatccctacatctgtatctttggggtaaatacccagtagtgtgattgttgggtcgtagggcagctctattttcaactttccgaggaacctccgtactgttttccagagtggccgcaccagctttcattcccaccagcagtggaggagactcccctttctccgcatcctcgccagcatctgtcatttcccgactggttaattttagccattctgactggtgtgaggtgggagctcactgtggttttgatgtgtatttccctgatgccgggtgatgtggagcactttctcgtgtgtctgttggccatctggatgtcttcatcGGAGggatgtctgctcatgtcttctgtccatttatttccttctgtccattttttttaaaagattttatttatttatttgacagagagagagatcacaagtaggcagagaggcaggcagagagagaaagaggaggaagcaggctccctgctaagcagagagcccgatgcaggacttgatcccaggaccctgagatcatgacctgagccgaaggcagaggctttaccccactgagccacccaggtgccccccttctgtccatttttaactggattatttgtttttttgggtgtcgGCTgctgtaagttctttatgtattttggacacTGACCCTTATTGGCCACGTCATTTGagagtatcttctcccactccaaagtgccttttagttttgttgactgtttctttcactgtgcagaagctttttgttttgatgaagtCCCTTGTCTCTGGCTACGTGTCCAATAGGTTGCTGGagccaaggtcaaagaagttgctgcctgtgttcccctctgggatttttatggtctcaggtctcacatttaggtctttcatacattttgagtttgcttttctgtatggtgtaagaaactggtctagtttcattcttttgcacataacAGTatctctccaattttcccaataccatttgttgaagagactgtcttttttccattggacattctttcctgctttgtcgaagattagttgaccatagagttgagggtctatttctgggctctctattctgttccattgatctatgtgtctgtttttgtgccagtaccatgctgtcttgatgatgacagctttgtaacagagcttgaagtccggaattgtgatgccacaagttttggtcttctttttcaacactcctcTGGCTATCGGGGtctctgtggttccatacaatcttaggactgtttgttccagctctgtgaaaaatgctggtgttattttgatagggactgcattaaatgtgtagattgctctgggtagtagagacattttaacaatatttgttcttctaatccgtGTACTCAACATATTTCTGTAtcatcttcaatatctttcatcagtgcttttcttttgttgttgttgttttttaaagattttatttattcattcaacagagagagagagagactgagcttaagcagggggagcagcaggcagagggagagggagaagcaggctccccgctgagcagagagcccgatgcggggctcgatcctaggaccctgagatcatgacctgagctgaaggcagaggcttaacccactgagccacccaggcacccctcatattttgtagttttcagagggcagatctctttatctctttggttaggtttattcttaagtATCTTGTGGGTTTTGgtgtagttgtaaatgggattatttccttgatttctcGTTTTACTGCTTTGTTATTGGTATATCGAAGTGCAATGGATTCCTGTACGTTGATCTTGGGtcctgcaacattactgaatCCACAGATCAGTTCTAGCAggtttttggtggggtcttttgggttttctgtatagagtatcatgccatctgcaaataatgaaagttttattgttttcttaacaatctggatgccttttatttctttttgctgattGCGGTAGctgaagtatttttttcattataaaaatatatactcttctttcttttttttaagattttaaaaaaattatttatttgacagagatcacaagtaggcagagaggcaggcagggcggggctaggggggagcaggctccctgctgagcagagagtccgatgcggggctcgatcccaggaccctgagatcatgacctgagccgaaggcggaggctttaaccctctgagccacccaggtgccctgaaaaataTATACTCTTCTAAACTTGAAATAACCCAGGGTTGGGAGAACGAGTGGGGTGGACAGCAAGGGCCCTGTGCCGGTGGGCTTTCACCACTAGGGCAGTGGGGGTAGGGCAGGGCGAGGGATGTTACTCGCCGTCCTCCAAGGCCCAGGGCCAACCCCACAGCACAGAACAGTGGCCGCACTTGTCAATAGTCCCAAGCTGAGAACCCCTGACCTGAAATGCTCTAGGCTTGACTCTGTCTTGAGAAGTGGAAACTCGGCCCTCGTGGTCGTCTGTTGATGGAAGGGCTGGTGCTGGACTCTTGGGACGGGAATGAGTGTCGTTGGAGGAGCCCGAGGTCTTGAAGCAGGGCCGGGGGCAAGGGCTCTGTGGGTGCGAGCGGCTGGCCAGGAAGGGTGAGCGGGTCCTACTGCAGAGTACAGAATCCGGGTCGAAGGAGGCCGACACTGGTTTGCCCTCAGGTCGATTACGAAGCAACACGGCCCTCGTTCAAGGCCACCTTGGAGGACACAACCCTGGAGCAAGCTGTCGGACTCCTGCAGAGGGTCAACGGCTTCTGCTGCTTGTCTGTGAAGGTCAACGTGGAGGGTACACACGCTCCCCCGCGCCCAGCCCACGAGGCCACTACCTGAGACCCGAGCCCCTGGCGGCGCGCACCCCAGAACGAGACTGTGCCCCAAGTGTgcagagggccgcagggcagcgGGGGGTCCCCTTCCCGCCCACTGGCTCCTGCACAGGGATGGCTCCCAAGACTCTGGGGGaggctccttccttctctcctgctttcAGATTCCAGAACTTTCCCCGAGGGGGATCATGGCCCTGGGGTTATCTCTGACCAGGTTATAGGAGGTTGGTCCAGGACCTGGAGGCCAGCGTGGTGACCTCAGGGGACTCCTTCTACATCCGGGTGAACCTGGCCATGGAggcgggggcggagggggagCTGCAGGTGCGATGAGGTGACGTCCTGCACGTCAGCGACACCCTGTTCCAGGGCCGCGGCTGCTGGCACGCCCACCGCATGGGCCCCTACAGCACGAAGGGCGTGGAGCACGGCATCATCCCCAACTACGCCCAGTGAGCCGCGGTGGCGCGCCCCAACACCTCCCCCTCCCTGGGTAGGGCCAGGGGCGTGGCCAGGGGGGCCTGGCCTGGCTTTCTGTGGGCGACCCCTCCTGCCCAAGAGGAGAGGGTGGGCATGAACAGA
Encoded here:
- the CARD14 gene encoding LOW QUALITY PROTEIN: caspase recruitment domain-containing protein 14 (The sequence of the model RefSeq protein was modified relative to this genomic sequence to represent the inferred CDS: inserted 1 base in 1 codon; substituted 1 base at 1 genomic stop codon), coding for MAVLHRTESALTALDEDALWELLDSHRHKIVRSICPGRLXPYLRQAKVLDQLDEEEVLPGPRFTNTVMRVGHLLDLLKMRGKNGAIAFLESLKFHNPDIYTLVTGLQPKVDFSNFSGLMETSKLTECLAGAISSLQEELSQEKGQKEALLRRCQQLQEHLGQAEARIQSLGQMEADHDRMKREVSAHFHEVLKLKDEMLGLSLHYSNALREKELAATRCRSLQEELYLSLQREKMSSCHARELRERSLQMAGDLESGDKELSRLKEENEKLWSLTFSLAEKDILEQNRDEALESKQELVDRIHSLRERAVAAERQSKQYWEEKEQTLLQFQRTKVDCDIYKEKVNALQGQLQQLQKERDQACSARDAAQMEISQNLTEKDALRREVFELTDQVCELRQQLRRPQAAESPQGVTSAGSQRQGAGPRGKQPLVRMFAICRRDSDDSGPSSTESRLCSDLNATCSRELEDSFRSSSPVLPSPQSLHKRAAEDFREDPWSLSGFLEIRQVARGPSRGVKAGDAELDYEIVDRADLPECESGLQPCAGGLTASSSSVPVWRRLARKILSQVTVLAFQGDALLEQISVVGGNHTGIFIHRVTPGSPADEMALRPGTQIMMVDYEATRPSFKATLEDTTLEQAVGLLQRVNGFCCLSVKVNVEGYRRLVQDLEASVVTSGDSFYIRVNLAMEAGAEGELQVRXGDVLHVSDTLFQGRGCWHAHRMGPYSTKGVEHGIIPNYAQAQQLLIALIQDMAQQRTAGRKQSSGAPQKLVRIVSVDRTKASPLRSSFDGALWEPSKLEGEAEPSTACFWAESCFTLVPYTLVHLHRPSQPRPVILVPRVVGKILSEKLCLLQGFKKCPAEYLSQEEYDASSQRGDIIQEREASGGRYWVTRRAVESLMEKNTHALLDVRLDSIRALYRMEIFPIVIHVPINERAAKKLKKALQRLGTSEEQLLEAGRQEEAALDRAPCLYGSLAPDGWSDLETLLGCVRFAIGDEQRKVVWTEQSPR